One Setaria viridis chromosome 7, Setaria_viridis_v4.0, whole genome shotgun sequence genomic region harbors:
- the LOC117864610 gene encoding uncharacterized protein, with protein MILLTLVSNGTRRSKKGMKLVFSAVVGVCSGYLFVIFFPAFNITKINLPSSVASYIEDQSAGITTTRTLLNHEWTSANSHKDNSDSKYDEIPKIYLSTNPKGTERLPPGIVVPETDLYPRRSWGEPSEDLTSQPRYLVTFTVGIAQKANVDAAVKKFSDNFTIMLFHYDGHTTEWDEFEWSKRAIHVSVRKQTKWWYAKRFLHPDVVSRYEYIFIWDEDLGVEHFNAEAYIEIVRKHGLEISQPGLESDKKIAWRMTKRHSDQEVHKETKERPGWCTDPHLPPCAAFVEIMATVFSRNAWRCVWYMVQNDLVHGWGLDLALRRCVEPAHEKIGVVDAQWIVHQAIPSLGNQGKAVKGRAPWKGVKARCNLEWGMFRSRLADAEKAYYLEKGITPPNSTR; from the exons ATGATTTTGTTAACTTTGGTCAGCAACGGCACGCGAAGGTCCAAAAAGGGCATGAAACTCGTATTTTCAGCAGTTGTTGGAGTCTGCTCGGGTTACTTATTTGTGATCTTTTTCCCTGCATTCAACATAACCAAG ATTAATCTCCCTTCCTCTGTTGCCTCCTACATTGAAGATCAAAGTGCTGGCATCACAACAACCCGGACATTGTTGAACCACGAATGGACGTCTGCAAACAGCCATAAGGACAATTCTGACTCAAAATATGACGAAATTCCCAAG ATTTACCTTTCCACAAACCCAAAAGGTACTGAAAGACTTCCACCAGGCATTGTTGTGCCTGAAACAGATCTTTATCCCCGAAGATCATGGGGTGAACCTAGTGAG GATCTTACTAGCCAACCGAGGTACCTTGTTACTTTCACAGTTGGCATCGCACAAAAAGCAAATGTTGACGCAGCAGTAAAAAAG TTTTCAGATAACTTCACCATTATGCTATTCCATTATGATGGTCACACTACCGAATGGGATGAATTTGAATGGTCCAAAAGAGCCATCCATGTGAGTGTCAGGAAACAGACTAAATG GTGGTATGCAAAAAGATTTCTGCATCCAGATGTTGTCTCCAGATATGAGTACATATTTATCTGGGACGAGGATCTTGGTGTCGAGCATTTCAATGCAGAGGC GTACATTGAGATTGTTAGGAAGCATGGGTTGGAAATTTCTCAGCCTGGATTGGAATCTGACAAAAAAATAGCATGGCGAATGACCAAACGGCATAGTGATCAAGAAGTTCACAA AGAAACCAAGGAGAGACCAGGCTGGTGCACAGATCCCCATCTACCGCCATGTGCAGC ATTTGTCGAAATCATGGCGACCGTATTTTCTAGAAATGCATGGCGCTGCGTATGGTACATGGTTCAG AATGACTTGGTCCATGGATGGGGTCTGGACCTTGCTCTTAGGAGGTGCGTGGAG CCAGCTCATGAGAAGATTGGAGTTGTTGATGCTCAATGGATAGTTCATCAAGCCATCCCCTCGCTCGGAAATCAG GGAAAGGCAGTTAAAGGACGAGCGCCATGGAAAGGG GTAAAGGCACGCTGCAATTTGGAATGGGGGATGTTTCGCAGCAGATTGGCTGATGCAGAGAAGGCATATTACTTGGAGAAAGGAATCACACCCCCAAATTCAACCCGATGA